TAGGACATTTGCAGGTGTTGGGCATTACAGAGGCGCATCGAAGGGCAATTTTGGGGGTAGGAATAAGCAGATTGATGCCCCCTTTCGCGAATTGTTGCTTGGGTTTTTCCCATGCTTGCTTCCGGTGCGGTGGCAGGGTAGAAGGGTGGGTATGAAGCCTGTTTTCAACCGTTGGGCCGTCGCCTTGGGCGTTGCGGCGTGTCTTTGTCCCATGCTCGTTCTTCCAGCCGAGGAGGGCTTTGTGCCGCTCTTTGACGGCAAGACGCTTCAGGGCTGGCATGTTAGTGCCAAAACCGGGCACAGCCGCGCCAGCACCAATACTTCGGGCGGGCGTTGGGTGGTGGAACAGGGAGCGATTGTGGGCAGCCAGGATCGGCCGGGCAATGGCGGCATCATCATCACCGATGCCCAGTTTGGTGATTTTGAGGTGGCGCTGGAGATGAACAATGACTTTGGGCTGGATAGCGGCCTTTTTCTGCGCAGCACCGAAGATGGACGGGCGTATCAGGCCATGATTGATTATCACGCGCGCGGCAATTTGATGGGCATCTATGGCGAGGGCATTGGCGGCTTCGGCGTGTCCACCTTCAACTTTGACGGCGATGTTACCCGCATCCGGCCCCGGACTAATGCGGTGTCCTTCGCGCTGCCGGTGCGGCCCGAATCGTGGCCCTTTTTCTGGCGGCATGGCCAATGGAATGAACTGCGGGCGCGGATTGTGGGCAACCCGCCCACCATCACCACCTGGATCAATGGCGTGAAGTTCATGGAGTGGACAGACACCCAGAAACGGCTGCCCGACACCGGGGGCATCGCCTTGCAGGTGCACGGTGGCGGCAATTTGACCAACACTTTCGTGCGGTATCGCAACATCCGGGTCAGGCCGCTGGCCCCCAAACCATAATTATCGCCCGGGACCTGCCCGCTCCGCCGTCCATTGACGCCTGTCCTATAATGGACGGCGTGTTGCGCATCGGTTCATTGCAGTTGGCGTCCAACCTGTGCCTGGCCCCCCTGGCCGGTTACACCAATCTGCCTTTTCGGTTGACGATTCGGGAAATCGGCGGAGTCGGCCTCTGCACCACTGACCTGGTGAATGCCCGTTCTTTGTTGGAGCGCCGCGCCAAAGCCCTTAAGTTGGTGGAAACCTGTCCTGAAGATACGCCGCTGGCTGTGCAGCTTTTTGGGGCCGTGCCCGAGGAGATGCGGGATGCCGCGCAACTCGTCGCGTCGCTGGGCGTGGCGGCCATTGACATCAATATGGGCTGTCCGGCGCGGAAGGTGTGCCGCGTGGGCGGGGGGGCGGCAATGATGGCTGATTTGGATAAAACCGCCGCCCTGGTGCGCCAGGTGGTTGAGGCGGTCAAAGTGCCGGTCACGGTCAAGATGCGGTTGGGATGGGACGCGGAAAACATCACGGCCCCGGACTTGGCGCGGGCGCTGGAAGATTGCGGCGTGGCCGCGGTCTTTGTGCACGGCCGCACGCGCGAGCAGGGATTTGGCGGCACGGTCAATCTCGCCGGCATCCGGCAGGTGGTGCAGGCGGTGCGGCGCATTCCCGTAATAGGTAATGGGGATGTGACCACGCCGCAAGCCGCCCGGATGATGTTTGAAGTCACCGGCTGCGCCGGCATCAGCATCGGGCGGGGGGCCTTTTATGATCCGTGGATTTTTCAACATACCCTCCATCATCTGGCCACCGGCGAGCTGCTCCCCGAGCCTCCCCTGGAGGAGCGATTGCGGGTGATGCGCCGGCATTTGGACAGGATGATCCAGGTTTTTGGGGAGGCCCATGGGTGCCGGATGTTTCGCAAGATTGCCCCGTGGTATGCCCGCCGCTTTGGTCCGGCCCATGAATTTACCCGCCCCGTGGCCTTGTTGCAGAGCCGGGCGCACTTCGAGGAAATCGTGGCGCATTATCTCCATTGGCGACAGCAGTTTCTCGATGATAAAGGCGAGCTCAAACCCAAGTACCGTCCCCCACCTCTGGTGGCTAGTTTCATGCACCCGGCCCCTGATCATGCAGGCATCCCGGTGCCCAAGGGGCCGGTGGAACGGTGGTGAAGGAACTGAGGGCGATGGGCCTGCTGAGACAAACATTACGGCTGGTGGCATTCATGCTGCTGGGGGGCGGCTCCGGTTTGTGGCCGGCCACCCGCGAATTGGTGCAAGACCCAGGTTTTACGCATGGGTTTCAACTGCTGGCGCCTGAGCCGGGCCGGGCGGTTTCGGCCGGAATACTCCCGGGTTGGGAGGCCGGGCCGCCGCGCTGGAAACTGGCCCAGTGGAGCAGCCGTTTCCCTTTGTCCACCAATGCCGTGGTCCAACACCCCCAATGGCTCGTCTATTCCAATGCCGCCAAATCCGTGAGGGTGGCCCGCCTCCCGGGCGGGCAAACCACCGAGCTGGCACTCTCCGTGATCGCCAGTGTGGAATACGCAGGTAGGGCGCGTCGGGCCGACGAGCCATGGGTGCACCTGCTCCTTGAACAATCTTTTACCAATCCTCCGGCCTTGAGCGGGTTGGAGCGGTTGGATTTATCGTTTGAGGCGCGCTTGTTGCACTGTCGCAAAGTGGAAACGCCGAATTACCATCCCTCCCGCCATGCCGCCCAATTTTTAATGTATTTCACCGTGCAGAACCTCAACCGACAATCGGAGGGTTACGGCAAGTATTTGTGGTTTGGCGTGCCCCTGTTTGATGACCGGGAGCGCATGCCAGGCGGGCATCAGGCGCCGGATACCGGCGGTACCCGCATGTTTATTTATAATCCTCCGCTTTCTGCCTACACCCGGCACAGTTTGCAGGATGGGCAATGGATCAAGCTCAGTGCCGATTTGCTCCCCTTGATGCAGGAGGGATTGAAGACAGCCTGGCAGCGCGGTTTCCTGCGGGAATCTCAGAACTTGGCGGATTACCATATCACTGGCATGAACGTGGGATGGGAGGTGCCGGGGGTTTTTGATGTGGGCGCCGCCCTGCGCGGATTGAGCCTCCAAGCGGTTTTGTGTGGCCCTTGAGCCGGGGTGGCCTGCCGGATTAAATCCATTGGCGGAGCCTCCGAGTTAGGGTAATGTTGAAGCTGGAAAGCCTAAGTGTCATGCATGGTGCTCAAATCTTTTTCCAGCGCGGGCGCTTCTCCCAGGTTGGGTTGGTATTGGTGGCCGGGTTGCTGCCCGCCTGGGGGCAGGAGGAGCCGGTGGTGCGGCCCCTGCCGGCAGCCCGTATCCTGCAGGCGGCGGCGGAGGTGATCGCCTCCTCGGCAGCGAAGCCTGCCGCCGCCACCAACGCGCCTGCGGCAAAGGCGCCGGTGGATATTTTGGAGTTCAATTCCGGCGACACCCTTCGCGGGCGGTTTTTGGGCTGGAGCGCGGCAGGTGGAATTCGCTGGCAGCATGAAGGGGTGGAGGGCGAATTGAAGATTATTCCCGATAAAGTCCGCAAGTTTCGCCTGCATCGGCCTCCGCAAAGCGCCCCCCAAACCATGCGTGCCCGCTTGTGGCTGCACAACGGCGACCGCCTTTCCGTGAATCTGGTGGAAATGGATGCCCAGAAGGCGGTGGTGGACTCGTGGTATGCCGGCAGGTTGGAACCGCCGCGCGCCGCAATTTCCAACCTGACCTTGTTTTTCTCGTCAGGCGACTTGATTTACCATGGACCAGCGGGTTTGGAGGGATGGCAGCAAAGTGGGCCGATGCGATTGGGCGCCGCGGCGATGGTCCGCAATGAACTGGTGATTGTGGACGGCGAAGTAGTTGTGGCGCGGGAGCAACGGGGGGACGAGGACTCATCCCCGGCTTGGGTGTTCACCGGCGATGTGTTGGAGGCCGTGCGTCCCGGTGCCTTGGGGCGCGATTTCAAACTGCCGCGGCAGTCCTCGGTGTCCATGGAGTTGGAAGCCCCCAATACCCCGGCGTTCACGCTGCACTTGTATGCCGATGCGGTGGACAAGTTTACGGGGATTAACGCGCTGTCCTTCACCTTTTCGGGGCGCATGATCTATTTCCGGCGCAGTTTGGGCAACGGCGGCTCCCGCCAGATTGGCAATGTGGATCATCAAAAATTTGGCGCCGGCGTGCCCACCCGGGTGAAATTGACCGTTTGCACGGATTTGGACCAGCAGGTGGTGGCCGTCTATCTGGATGATTTGCTCATTCGCAAGTTCTCCATTGCCGGCCAGGTTGAAGGCTTGGGCACGGGGCTGGTGATCCAGCAGCAGGCGGCCACTTCGCTGAAGATCAGTAACCTCACCATCAGCCGCTGGAATGGGGTGTTGGACGAGACGCCGGCCACGCCGGTGGCCGGCAGGGAGGATTTATTGCTGCTCAATAATCGCGACAAGCTCAGCGGCCAGTTGCTCTCCCTCAGCGAGGGCAAGCTCTGGTTTCAAACGGCCTACTCCAAGATTGAAATCCCCTTGGAACGCATCCAGCGCATCGCTCTGGTTCCCCCGGCCGGAGCCCAGCCGGCCGCCGGCCGCCAGCCGCGAGTGCTGCTCGGGGACGCGGGACGGCTCACGCTGCAGATTCAGCGCTGGGATGAGCAGGTCATCGAGGGAATCAGCCCGGTCTTGGGCGCGGTCAAATTGAACGCCCGCGCCGTTATCGGAATGCAATACGAGTAGGTTGTTGGAGTTTGTGCCATGGGGTTTGTTCCCCCCCGGCCTTCGTTCGCGTCTTCCCAGATAAAAGAATGGACGGCCTCAGCAGCCTTGGTTAGTTTCCCGCCGAAATGCGCACACGCGAGTTTGCCACCATCACGGTGATTGGAAAGGACAAGACCGGCGTCATCGCCCGGGTGACTCATTTCCTGTTTGAGCAACACGCCAACATCGAAGCCCTGGAAGAGCAGGTGACCCGGGGCCAGTTCAGCATGAATTTGCAGGCCTCGTGGAAACGGGGCACCCTGCGCCGCGAAGCCATTGAGCAGGGATTGGCGGAGCTGGCCCGGGCTTTGCAGATGGAAATCAAAGTCAAGTTCACCGATCCCCGGCGTCGCCAGCGGTTTGCCCTTATGGTGACGCGGGAGCCGCATTGCGCCGAGACGTTGCTCAAGGAAGTGCGCGCCGGCCGCTTAAAGGCTGACCCGGTGATCATGCTTGGCAATCGCCCGGATCTGGCTCCCCTGGCCCAGCGGTTCAAAGTTCCTTTTGAACACATCCCCTGGGTGGAGCGCGAGACGGCCGAGCGCCAGGCGTTGGAAAAACTCGAAGCGGTGGAGGTGGACTTTGTGGTGCTGGCGCGGTTCATGAAGATTCTCTCGCCCAATTTCGTGTGGCGCTATAAGAACAAAATCATCAACATCCATCCCTCGCTGCTGCCCAGTTTTCCCGGCGCCCAGGCCTACCGGCAGGCTTACGAAAGCGGCGTGAAAATCGTGGGCGTCACGGCCCATTTCGTGACCATGCACCTGGATGAAGGCCCCATCATCGCCCAGGATTGCTTCCACGTAAAACCTAACATGGAGCTGCCTGAGATCATCCGCCGCGGCCAGCAGTTGGAGGCGAAGGTCTTGCTGCGGGCGGTTAAGCTGTTTTTGGCCAAGAAACTGGACGTTTATTGGGGCATCGTCAAACAGGTATGAACAGCCCCCTTTTTGCGCGGAAATTGGGGTTGCTGCTCGCCGCGGGCTGGCTGGCCGGCCGCCTGGCTCTGCTGGGCGCAACCTTGCCCGCCCCGGAAGCCACACCCGCCCCCCGAACCCCGGAACAGGAGCTGGATGCCATTGTGCAACTGGATGATTTGGTGCACGAGGAGATCGAGCAATGGCTGGCAGCGGGGGAAACCAACCGCACGGATACCGCTTCCCGCGCCGCGCTTAATCTCAAAATCAAACAGCGCCGCGAGCTGGTGAACGCCGCCTACGAGAAGTATGTGCAGCGCCATCCGGAAAACGTGCGGGCGCGCATCCTCTGGGGCAGCTTTTTGCGCGAAGCCGGGTTTGACCGCGAAGCGCTGGCCCAGTGGGAAGCGGCCCGGCGGCTGGCCCCCACCAATGCGGTCATTTGGAACAACCTGGGCAATTACTACGCTGAAGAGGGACCGGCCACGAACGCCTTTGTGCATTACGCCAGGGCCATCGAATTAGCCCCGCAGGAATCCTTGTACCAACAACAAATGGCGCGCTGCTTGCTT
This sequence is a window from Verrucomicrobiia bacterium. Protein-coding genes within it:
- a CDS encoding DUF1080 domain-containing protein, whose protein sequence is MLVLPAEEGFVPLFDGKTLQGWHVSAKTGHSRASTNTSGGRWVVEQGAIVGSQDRPGNGGIIITDAQFGDFEVALEMNNDFGLDSGLFLRSTEDGRAYQAMIDYHARGNLMGIYGEGIGGFGVSTFNFDGDVTRIRPRTNAVSFALPVRPESWPFFWRHGQWNELRARIVGNPPTITTWINGVKFMEWTDTQKRLPDTGGIALQVHGGGNLTNTFVRYRNIRVRPLAPKP
- the dusB gene encoding tRNA dihydrouridine synthase DusB, which produces MRIGSLQLASNLCLAPLAGYTNLPFRLTIREIGGVGLCTTDLVNARSLLERRAKALKLVETCPEDTPLAVQLFGAVPEEMRDAAQLVASLGVAAIDINMGCPARKVCRVGGGAAMMADLDKTAALVRQVVEAVKVPVTVKMRLGWDAENITAPDLARALEDCGVAAVFVHGRTREQGFGGTVNLAGIRQVVQAVRRIPVIGNGDVTTPQAARMMFEVTGCAGISIGRGAFYDPWIFQHTLHHLATGELLPEPPLEERLRVMRRHLDRMIQVFGEAHGCRMFRKIAPWYARRFGPAHEFTRPVALLQSRAHFEEIVAHYLHWRQQFLDDKGELKPKYRPPPLVASFMHPAPDHAGIPVPKGPVERW
- a CDS encoding formyltetrahydrofolate deformylase, with translation MRTREFATITVIGKDKTGVIARVTHFLFEQHANIEALEEQVTRGQFSMNLQASWKRGTLRREAIEQGLAELARALQMEIKVKFTDPRRRQRFALMVTREPHCAETLLKEVRAGRLKADPVIMLGNRPDLAPLAQRFKVPFEHIPWVERETAERQALEKLEAVEVDFVVLARFMKILSPNFVWRYKNKIINIHPSLLPSFPGAQAYRQAYESGVKIVGVTAHFVTMHLDEGPIIAQDCFHVKPNMELPEIIRRGQQLEAKVLLRAVKLFLAKKLDVYWGIVKQV